From one Longimicrobium sp. genomic stretch:
- a CDS encoding PqqD family protein, which produces MEAVPRLDSTSRVVAARDQVSADLDGDAVILNLADGVYYGLDPVGAHVWGLMAQPRTVAELRDAVVAEFEVDAPTAEHDLLELLRDMAARGLVEVGT; this is translated from the coding sequence ATGGAAGCCGTCCCGCGCCTGGATTCCACCTCGCGCGTGGTGGCGGCGCGCGACCAGGTGTCGGCCGACCTGGACGGCGACGCGGTGATCCTGAACCTGGCCGACGGCGTGTACTACGGGCTGGACCCGGTGGGCGCGCACGTGTGGGGGCTGATGGCCCAGCCGCGCACCGTGGCCGAGCTTCGCGACGCTGTGGTCGCCGAGTTCGAGGTAGACGCCCCCACCGCCGAGCACGACCTGCTGGAGCTGCTCCGCGACATGGCGGCGCGCGGCCTGGTGGAAGTCGGCACCTGA